In Erythrolamprus reginae isolate rEryReg1 chromosome 10, rEryReg1.hap1, whole genome shotgun sequence, one DNA window encodes the following:
- the LOC139173190 gene encoding vomeronasal type-2 receptor 26-like — protein MGTKEGFHYLAIVQLLLHFRWTLIGLFASDTEKGENFMRTFPPMLVSNGICVVISQQLSTTEPTASLRDALSKWRQVNVFVHFIEYDSLWDRILPFHETLLSLPGLIEGKVWILTTFKGYKIDKRRLLKYIQSILKFAFLDKERTKDEAFKPHFFVEEKFQDHYFLCSLSKNVFSVKGRRRCTQKAPLETQRKRNRNNYLFYSRMKALAQILHVAYSPRSRRRRKEGEKRLGSPRLQPWQIHPFLEKNEYWNISHFKLYLDQNGEIKADLIIFCYLVLPKEDVKKETLAYFERQRISIYQDVLSRLKLLNKSLPESKCVESCHPGFVKKAREGEPVCCYDCIPCPEGTFSTQEDTKKCTKCPDDKYPNEDRIQCIPKVITFLSYEEHLGIILVSIALLFFLTTGFVLIFFINYRETPMVKANNRDLSYILLVSLLLCFLSSSLFIGQPRKATCLLRQTVFSIIFSVAVSSLLAKTIMVVLAFLATKPGNQVKRWLGKGLANSIILSSSAVQIVICSIWLAVSPPFPESDPHSQHGEIILQCNEGAVVMFYVTLSYMGFLAAICFTVAFLARNLPGAFNEAKLITFSMLVFCSVWVTFVPTYLSTKGKYMVAVQVFSILASSAGLLGCIFIPKCYIILLRPDLNTKEHLKTRTNVKHDILHHCDIGKIVNVTFI, from the exons atggGGACCAAAGAAGGGTTCCACTACctagccattgtccaactgctcctccatttcagatggaccctgattggcctctttgcttcagacacagaaaagggagagaatttcatgaggactttccctcctatGCTTGTCAgtaatggaatttgtgtggttatatcaCAACAACTCTCAACAACTGAACCTACAgcctccctcagggatgccctctctaagtggagacaagtcaatgtctttgttcacttcattgaatatgattccctttgggacagaattcttcctttccatgaaacACTTCTGAGCTTGCCGGGGctcattgaagggaaagtctggatcctcacaacttttAAGGGGTATAAAATAGAcaagcgcagacttctcaaatacatccagAGTATTTTGAAGTTTGCTTTTCTGGACAAAGAAAGGACAAAAGATGAAGCCTTTAAACCccatttctttgtggaagaaaagtttcaagatcattattttctctgttctctttcaaagaacgtcttttctgtcaaaggccgcagaagatgcacccagaaagccccactggagacccagaggAAAAGGAACAGAAATAACTATTTATTTTACAGCCGCATGAAGGCTCTGGCCCAGATCTTGCATGTTGCTTATTCCCCCAGatcaaggaggagaaggaaggagggagaaaagaggttggggtctccaaggctgcagccgtggcag attcatccctttctggagaagaatgaatattggaatatttcacactttaaactgtacttggaccaaaatggagagataaaagcagatctgatcattttctgctacttggttctccccaaggaggATGTCAAGAAAGAGACTCTGGCATATTTTGAAAGACAGAGAATTTCTATCTACCAAGATGTGCTTTCACGGCTGAAGTTACTTAATAAG tccctgcctgagtccaaatgtgtggaaagttgtcatcctggatttgtcaagaaggctcgagaaggagagccagtttgttgCTACGACTGCattccttgtccagaggggacaTTCTCCACTCAAgaag ATactaaaaaatgcaccaagtgtccagatgataaatatccaaatgAGGACAGAATCCAATGTATCCCTAAAGTTATAACCTTTCTGTCttatgaagaacatctgggcatTATCCTGGTCTCTATTGCCCTACTTTTCTTCCTAACCACAGGCTTTGTTTTAATCTTCTTCATTAACTACCGAGAAACTCCCAtggtcaaagccaacaaccgggacctctcctacatcctcctggtctccctcctgctttgcttcttgtcttcttctctcttcattggtcaaccaaggaaagccacctgccttctccgacagacagttttcagcatcatcttctcagttgccgtttcttctctcttggccaaaaccattatggtggtgctggctttcctggcaacaaaaccaggaaaccaggtgaagagatggttggggaagggcttggccaactccatcatcctttcttcttctgctgtccaaattgtcatctgctccatctggttggcagtttctccccccttccctgaatctgacccccactcccagcatggagagatcatcctgcaatgcaacgaaggggctgttgtcatgttctatgtcaccctcagctacatgggcttcctggctgccatctgcttcacggtggctttcctggccaggaatctgcctggggccttcaacgaagccaagctaatcaccttcagcatgctggtcttctgcagtgtctgggtgacttttgtgcccacctacctgagcaccaaagggaaatacatggtggctgtccaggtcttctccatcctggcctccagtgctggtctgctgggctgcatcttcatccccaagtgctacattatccttctgagaccagacctgaacacaaaggagcatctcaaaaccagaacaaatgtaaaacatGATATATtacaccattgtgatattgggAAAATTGTTAATGTGACtttcatttga